Proteins from one Panicum virgatum strain AP13 chromosome 7K, P.virgatum_v5, whole genome shotgun sequence genomic window:
- the LOC120642036 gene encoding uncharacterized protein LOC120642036, translated as MGKGYILILVPKIQNPYMFEKHYQAMAEHKPEAMKYLQENHNKLWTRSQFSTLSKVDYITNNLAESFNNWDHKSKNLDDLMDTIRQRIFIKWNQRKRIVQQFQGKILPHIVQKLREDSYNLDIEVITSSPDGIGELCAKERSVSSYRFVVNLIERTCTCRAWQGSGIPCKHAIAYITSIPGAILEDYVHEYYSVDKFKAAYQGRHKNRMKSAMEGGSGGTGSKETGKRRHKCPICKELGHHWYKCNNGNLEDIPAMEHERGPPKKQLKKKAAACTTESSIIVATPASGMVWPHNEAVANATHKKGKRKSSSSSSGAKKRKKTTTSTSTSTASRSGTGSNDPVPLQVLPPVLPAASAHTALTPMKKCGVTKKLTPKRASVQVDRPTSPAANTRSKKKLKLE; from the exons ATGGGGAAGGGTTATATATTGATATTGGTCCCGAAAATCCAGAACCCTTACATGTTTGAGAAACATTATCAAGCAATGGCTGAACACAAACCAGAGGCTATGAAATATCTTCAGGAAAACCATAATAAATTATGGACCAGGAGCCAATTCTCCACATTGTCAAAGGTGGATTATATTACAAATAATTTGGCTGAGTCCTTCAACAATTGG GATCATAAGAGCAAGAACCTGGATGACCTGATGGATACCATTAGACAGCGAATCTTTATTAAATGGAATCAAAGGAAACGAATTGTCCAGCAGTTTCAAGGCAAGATTCTGCCTCATATAGTTCAAAAGTTGAGGGAAGACAGCTATAACCTTGACATTGAAGTTATCACAAGCTCACCTGATGGTATTGGAGAACTTTGTGCTAAGGAGCGTTCTGTCAGCAGCTACAGGTTTGTAGTCAACTTAATTGAGAGGACTTGCACCTGCAGGGCTTGGCAAGGGTCAGGAATACCCTGCAAACATGCTATTGCATATATCACATCAATTCCTGGTGCAATTTTAGAGGACTATGTGCATGAGTACTACTCAGTTGACAAATTCAAAGCTGCATATCAAG GAAGGCACAAGAACAGGATGAAATCAGCTATGGAGGGAGGTAGTGGAGGTACTGGTAGCAAAGAGACTGGCAAGAGGAGACATAAGTGCCCAATATGCAAAGAGTTAGGGCACCACTGGTACAAATGTAACAATGGGAATCTAGAAGATATACCTGCAATGGAGCATGAGAG gGGTCCACCAAAGAAACAGCTCAAGAAGAAAGCAGCTGCTTGTACCACAGAGAGTAGCATTATTGTGGCCACTCCTGCATCAGGAATGGTCTGGCCACACAATGAGGCAGTGGCTAATGCTACACACAAGAAAGGGAAGAgaaaatcatcttcatcatcatcaggtgccaagaaaaggaagaagacAACAACCAGTACTTCAACAAGTACGGCTAGCAG ATCTGGAACTGGATCTAATGATCCTGTGCCTCTCCAAGTTCTGCCTCCTGTTCTGCCTGCTGCCTCAGCACATACAGCGCTCACACCAATGAAGAAATGTGGTGTCACGAAGAAGCTAACACCAAAAAGGGCGTCAGTTCAGGTTGACAGGCCGACCAGCCCAGCTGCAAATACTAGAAGCAAGAAGAAACTGAAGCTTGAATAA